The following coding sequences are from one Danio rerio strain Tuebingen ecotype United States chromosome 21, GRCz12tu, whole genome shotgun sequence window:
- the st6galnac4 gene encoding alpha-N-acetyl-neuraminyl-2,3-beta-galactosyl-1,3-N-acetyl-galactosaminide alpha-2,6-sialyltransferase, which yields MKSQRFYWLCLVLLSVCLLLWYRYMMRSGFAMKTGLQGYVRIHPKTRLKSNLLDFHCGRCAVVSSSGQMLGGGRGPEIDQQDCVIRMNVAPTAGYEADVGNRTSLRVVSHTSVPLLVRQQGYFFRREADTKYVIWGPEKNMRQDGKGKTFNALVTLAKKYPHSHVHTITREKVQYCDGVFQNETGKNRMKSGAFLSTGFFTMILALEVCDSILVYGMIDGSYCSNANHSFVPYHYYEPLHLDECRMYRVHEHAKRGGHRFITEKLIYSRWASQGKLRFVYPPWTSQEHQPP from the exons ATGAAATCCCAG AGGTTTTACTGGCTCTGCCTTGTCCTGCTCTcggtgtgtttgttgttgtggtACCGTTATATGATGAGATCTGGCTTTGCCATGAAAACTGGTCTCCAGGGATATGTGAGGATTCATCCGAAAACTCGCTTAAAATCTAAT CTGCTGGACTTCCACTGTGGTCGCTGTGCCGTGGTGTCGAGTTCGGGGCAGATGTTGGGCGGTGGACGAGGGCCAGAGATCGACCAGCAGGACTGCGTGATCCGGATGAACGTGGCTCCGACCGCCGGGTACGAGGCTGACGTGGGGAACAGGACGAGTCTGCGGGTCGTCTCGCACACCAGCGTCCCGCTCCTGGTGCGCCAGCAGGGCTATTTCTTCAGACGAGAGGCGGACACTAAATATGTGATCTGGGGCCCTGAGAAAAACATGCGGCAGGATGGAAAGGGCAAAACCTTTAATGCACTGGTGACGCTGGCCAAGAAATATCCACATTCACACGTACACACCATCACCAGAGAGAAAGTGCAGTACTGCGACGGCGTGTTTCAAAACGAGACTGGCAAAAACAG GATGAAATCAGGAGCGTTTCTGAGTACAGGATTTTTTACCATGATTTTGGCTCTGGAGGTGTGTGACAGTATTCTGGTTTATGGAATGATTGATGGCTCCTATTGCAG TAATGCTAACCACTCATTTGTGCCATACCACTACTATGAGCCGCTGCATCTGGATGAGTGCCGCATGTACCGCGTTCACGAACACGCCAAGAGAGGCGGCCATCGCTTCATCACAGAGAAACTGATTTACAGCCGCTGGGCGTCTCAGGGGAAACTGCGCTTCGTTTATCCTCCGTGGACATCGCAGGAACACCAGCCGCCCTAA